CAAGAATTATTGGGTAAAGAAAATCCATTAGTAAAAGGTTTTACACAACCATTGGGCAAATCGGTGACCAACATTGTTGGGTAAAGGCGTTGGGCAAAGGTGTTGGGTATTTATTTAACCGTTTGCAAACAAAATCATTAACCAACTTAGTTGGGCACTTTTTTGCCCAATATCAACCAGGAGGCATACGGACCCAACGGATGTGTAAATAATTGCCCAGGTTGGGCAATAATTTGCCCAACACTTTTAagagtgtgtatatatatatatatatatatatatatatatatatttataagaattgaatgtgtagcaagtggtatgacagatatatagtaattcaataaagaataacacaccagaaaaattccacttcacgaccggttacgtacttttgggactcatcaggcgaaggtaggaatcgaaccctggatcttcgtgtcacgaaccgaagtccgtaccactcgaccacagtgattctactggtgtgttaaagcgtataaattggctttgaataactgtcattaagggcgtattacgcaagtgttatgattgtacagagtgcacccctggcgccttaaatctgacaattttacacagaataaccactttttaggcaagccaagccgtaaataagatttgaatgtgtagcaagtggtatgacagatatatagtaattcaataaaggataacacaccagaaaaagtTTTTTccctgttcttgattttccaactcattacgattttttatatatattcatttgcctttgtcgtttacctccattgcattttatatatatatatatatatatatatatatatatatatatatatatatatatatatatatatatatatatatatatatatacatatataagaacagaactagtattgttcgatataaaGCAGAACTAGtcttgttcgatacaggtgacaaacgcctacagtggaattacgacatTCCTTACCGGTGTAGAATctttggacatacaatcagcgtccatatatatatatatatatatatcacataatatacttaactaaactaccatcatactgctactcggagtttcacggcTACGGCTCGCGCACCGATCACCAGGCAACTGAACAACAAAGGCTATCTCGGCTTCAGGCGTGTGTGGTTACGGTTGCCATGGCGACAGTGCGATAACAGCTCTGTTCTTTTGTTGATGCATTTGTCCTTCGAATGTATTATGGCCAGCTTCTCTTCCATGCATAGATTGCATGATCCTGATTCGCGTTGGTGTGTGTCGGATTCCTTCAATATGTTCCATTAAATAGTATAATCTCTCCCCTTGCTTTTCAGTGCCCAGATATGCTTGGATAGTTCTGTCTCCTTTTCATAGTTTTTGTTGCGAAACGACTTCGTTTGGTTGCGGTACCTAGATTTAAAGTCACTCCCGGTGAGCCCAACGTATGACCGCGAGTCGGAACCGGAAGTGACGGTAGCTTCGTACACAATTGAGTCGGCTAAGCACTCTCCATGCAGGGGGCAGGCTCCTTTATCTCTACAGTTGCAAGTTTTGGTGGCGTTTGTCGTTGTGTTGTTTTGCCGCATTATTCTGGCGTTGTGGGACTTGATGATGGAATCCATGTTTTTCATGCAACTGTAGCTCGCTTTCATGGTGCTTCTGTTGAAGATCTTCCTCAGCTTGCTCTCGCGTGGAAAGTGCCTATCTATGAGCGTGAGGAACTGTGACCCCACGTTGGTTTCCACGTTCCTACTAAATGGTTGGTTGAACCGCGTGATCTTTCTCTGGcggttctttcttttttttcttgggtgTTGTTGGTGCGCCCCCGTCGTCGTATGAGATGGTGCGTTCGTATCCGCTTTTCTTTAGGGCTGCGTTGTATGGCGGTGCTGCCATGCTGAATACTCCCTCATTCGACGAGAGTTCCCTGATCCTCTTTTCAATGGCTGTAGGAATGTGTTTGGtgatggtgggtgggtggttaGATTTGACGTGTATGTAGAGCGGCTCATCGTTGGGCTTCCTGTATGGTTTGTGGGTTCCAGATTCTAGGTCCAGTGTTGTGTCAAGGAAATTAGTCGACTTTAGGTTCGTCTGGGCAGTGATGTTAAGTCCATGTGCCTGGAAAATCTTGACTAGCAATTTGCGGGTGCGGTCTGCCTGTCTGCCAGAGTAACCTCGCATGACGGCAAGGCCGTCATCTCTGTAAAGACCGACGCTGGCCACCTGTAACTTCGCTTCTAGTTGGTGTAGTATgtaaacataggcgtaggaggcggggggggctgggggggctgcagcccccccaacaatttttttgggtgaaaattcgggcaatatgctgagaattttcgggcacctgctggaagaataataatatgcaatatgtttttctggggtttttttggtaaaaattcgggaatatgctgagaattattcgggcatctactgaaagaatcataatttgcaatgtgtttttcaattttttggtgaaaatttgggcaataggcCTATGCTGAGAagttttcgagcacctactgaaagaagaataatttgcaatgtgtttttcaaatattttggtgaaaattcgggcaatatgctgagaattttttcgggcacctactgaaagaataataatttgcatttttttcaatttttttggtgaaaatttgggcaatatgctgagaatttttcggacacctactggaagaataataatttgcaatgtgtttttcaattttttggtgaaaattcgggcaataggTCTATGCTGAGAagttttcgagcacctactgaaagaagaataatttgcaatgtgtttttcaaatattttggtgaaaattcgggcaatatgctgagaattttttcgggcacctactgaaagaataataatttgcatttttttccaatttttttggtgaaaatttgggcaatatgctgagaatttttcgggcaccagtgccagagcgtccatacagtcagaggggcgatgacccctgacggactcaaatggactgctggcgcccttttcagctttttaccacttttttcttattcgcgattatcgacttttttattgcgctctcaaatacctattgacatttttcacattttgttggtgcaattttctgacaaatggcgatgacacctatttatccttcatttttctgcaaattagcaaggcccggaaagggtcatttccggcgatctagggagtatctttactcaaaaa
This window of the Apostichopus japonicus isolate 1M-3 chromosome 9, ASM3797524v1, whole genome shotgun sequence genome carries:
- the LOC139973689 gene encoding uncharacterized protein, which encodes MGAYDGAEIYELVGLYILHQLEAKLQVASVGLYRDDGLAVMRGYSGRQADRTRKLLVKIFQAHGLNITAQTNLKSTNFLDTTLDLESGTHKPYRKPNDEPLYIHVKSNHPPTITKHIPTAIEKRIRELSSNEGVFSMAAPPYNAALKKSGYERTISYDDGGAPTTPKKKKKEPPEKDHAVQPTI